The genome window ATACTGCTGGTTATCCAGTAAAAGTTCATAATCATTAGGATTCATTTGACCACCGCCGTAGGTGAAATTTTGAACATTTAGTGGAATAAGAGCAACATTTGAGATAGTTTCTATATTTCCAGTCAACTTTTCACTTAACGATGGCAATTGAGCTTCATAAAACTGAATGATAGCAGTTTTAAGACTATCATTTTGAATGAGATGTAGGGAATTATTTTTAAAATTCTCATAAATACCTATTTCAAATAAGGGTTCAGGATAGGATTCAACACTTATCCATTTTTCTTTTAGTTCATTAGATAAAGGAAGTCTAGAATTCAAATGATTTGTAATAAAATCCATGTTTTCAAGATTTCGTTTGTAATCGCTACTTACTTGCTCTAATTGGCGTTCTGTGTTGATTAGGCTGCGTTTAAGGTTTGATATCACGGTTTTTTCAGATTCCCTATCCTCGCGTTGCTTGTTCCAGTTATTAATACTCAATGCAATCATTATCCCGATGACCACAAGCACAATCTCACCTATGGCATATTTGAAATACTTGGTAGTTTTGCCCTCATTAAGAAGGTTTTTACGGATGCTGCGGAATAGCTTTGTCATTGGTTTTAAGGTTGGTGGTTATTCATTCTGTACTCATTTTACTCTTCCAATTGTTGATTGATTTCTAGAATAATTTGGGTTGCGTTTTGTTTCATTTCGGTTAAGGTTTTTATCATTCTCATTTTGCGATACGTATTCATTTTTATGGCATTTCTAGTGGTAGGTTCTCGTAATTTCTCTAGAAACACAGCTTTTCTGTTCACTTCATTCTGTACAAATTGAATATCATTTTCTTTATAAAAATCTCCCTTATAAATATCAATTTCAAAATCCATTGTTAGCCATAGTTTACCGTCGTCGATATTGTCGTCAGAGTCCCATTTTGTAATGACGTTATAGGCATTAGAATCAATGGTGTAATAATTATCAATTTTTTCAAATAGGGTATTGTATTCAAAAAAGTCTGTAATCCCTGCGCTTATTACCTTTTCATAACTTTGATCCTTTACCTGATAGTTGAATGCCGAATAGGGAAGCAATTCATACAATGCGTTTGCTGATAACGTGTCAGGAAATGTACTGTTGAGTAAGGCTTTTGAATCTACTAGCATCGGTGGAATTCTTTTTAAGTCTCGAGCAAACTTTGTGGTGTCTGCTTGTAGATCTACTCGTATGTTTTTCAATACGTTTTCAACGATTGCTTTCTCTTTTCGCTCTTCGTTCCACGTATTGATGCTCAATGCAATCAAAATCCCAATGACCACGAGGATGATTTCTCCTATGGCGTATTTGAGATAACGTGATGTTTTTCCTTCTGCGAGAAGTTTTTGACGGATGTTTCTGAAGAGTTTGATCATTTCATTAATTTAGATTTTGCTGTTAATTGCCTGCGCTCGCCCTATGCATTCCTCTCGGCGAAAAGCCTCGTCGGATGCAAGAAAGGGGTGCCAGCGCACAGTTTGGAGTTAATAATTTCAATTATAGTTTCATAATCATTTAAAACTTGTTCATTAGTAAATCTGATTTCTGAAATTTCCATGTTTTCCAAATATATTGTTCTCTCAACATCTTTTTCTTTCTGTTCTTTTTGAATATGATATCCACCATCTATTTCAAGGGATAATCTTAATCTGTGACAATAAAAATCAAGAACATATCCAGCAAGTGGATGCTGTCTCCTGAATTTATAGCCCATTGGTTTCATCTTAAGAAATTCCCAGATTTTTTGTTCTGTTTCAGTCGTATGGTCACGCAGTTTTTAGCATTTTTAAAAACTGAAGGTGTTGCGCCATCGTGCATGCCTGATACTTTTAACTTATCTTTTTTCATATCTCTAATTTAGAAAACCCTCCCTTTAGGGTTGGGGCAAGGTTTTCGGCAATCAAAATCCCAATAACCACAAGGAATATTTCGCCAGTGGCATATTTGAAGTATTTACCTGTTTTTCCTGTTTCCATGAGGTTATATCTTATTTTTCTGAAGAATTTAATCATCGGTTTTCAATTTTTCGCAGTTCTACAAGTAAGGCAGAGTTTCCTTTTAGTAGATCTTCTAAACCAGCTTTCCTTTCATAGCCTATTCGCTTACTAACCGTAAGTTTATTGAATTTAGCAATCAACTCTTTGGCGTTTACATCCTGCCATAACATATCTTGTAAAGGACCATTTATGGTATTATTTCTATTTTTAATTGGAAAGCTCTCCTGATAGTTTTGTATGGCTTCAACATACGATTTAAAATTATCTTCACTTATGGTTTCAAAGTACTCATGTTTTCTATAAAGGTCATAAATGGCTTGCGTAAGATCGCTATCAAATAGATTGATCTCGCCAGAAAGCACCATTGTTTTGTACGTATTTTCATTTTTAAAATTAATTGTTGGAGTAAGAGGATTAAACTCATATCGTGCAATTTTTAAAAGGGTGTCTACCGTTGCTTCTCTGCTCGATAAGCGCTCTTGAAGATTAAACAGTTCATCCTCTTGTGCCTGTATCTTTAGTATTTTCTCTTCAATATAAACGCTGTCTTTTTCTAGATTTTGAATTAAGGTCTTACTGTTTTTGTAAACGATCTTTTTGTTAGCGTTATCTGTATTCCAATTATTTAGGGAAAGTGCTATCATTATCCCAATGACCACAAGGATTATTTCGCCAATGGCGTATTTGACATACTTGGCTGTTTTGCCTTCATTAATGAGATTTTGACGGGTTTTTCGGAAGAATTTTATCATAAATCTTTATTTTTTGGCTTTCGTGAGTTCTATGATTCTATTTAAATTATGCTCTAACTCCTTCAATTCTGATCCCTTATCTAAAATACTAAATAATGTGGCGAGCTTAATATTTATTAAGTACTCAAACTCTAGAGATTCTAATATTTTTAGATTATTTCGCTTATCTGTGAAATTAAAATTGTAATCAAGATGTTGTGCTAAAAATGGGTCTATTTGGTTAATGACAGCATTTTTACTAGTAGTTTCATCTTCTTGAAAGTCTATAACCAAATCTTGCCATGACACTAAAATGTCACGTAACTCATCATTATGTATAAGATCTAATGACGATGAATTTATAATACTATTTACTGAACCTTGTGATGGGTTAAAGGTCCAAGCAGAAAGGGATTCACCTAAATATTTTGAAATGCTATCTAAATTGTCTCGCTCTATCGAAATGGGAAACATAGAGATGAGCTTTTTAGTACTCGCATACGCATTTTTATGATAAAATAATACGGTGTCGAGCTGCACTCTGTTTTCTTTAAATTCTTTGTTGATAGAAGACAGTGTGAATTGTTCTTTGGTATCATTTAAACGATTTTGGTTCCAGTTATTGATTTGCAATGCAATCAAAATCCCAATGACCACGAGGATGATTTCTCCTATGGCGTATTTGAGATAACGTGATGTTTTTCCTTCTGCGAGAAGTTTTTGACGGATGTTTCTGAAGAGTTTGATCATTTCATTAATTTAGATTTTGCTGTTAATTGCCTGCGCTCGCCCTATGCATTCCTCTTGGCGAAAAGCCTCGTCGGATGCAAGAAAGGGGTGCCAGCGAACAGTTTGGAGTTAATAATTTCAATTATAGTTTCATAATCATTTAAAACTTGTTCATTAGTAAATCTGATTTCTGAAATCCCCATGTTTTCCAAATATATTGTTCTCTCAACATCTTTTTCTTTCTGTTCTTTTTGAATATGATATCCACCATCTATTTCAAGGGATAATCTTAATCTGTGACAATAAAAATCAAGAACATATCCAGCAAGTGGATGCTGTCTCCTGAATTTATAGCCCATTGGTTTCATCTTAAGAAATTCCCATATTTTTTGTTCTGTTTCAGTCATATGGTCACGCAGTTTTTGAGCATTTTCAAAAACTGAAGGTGTTGCGCCATCGTGCATGCCTGATATTTTTAACTTATCTTTTTTCATATCTCTAATTTAGAAAACCCTCCCTTTAGGGTTGGGGCAAGGTTTTCGGCAATCAAAATCCCAATAACCACAAGCACAATCTCCCCAATAGCATATTTAAAATACCTGCCTGTCCGGCAGGCAGGTTTTGTGGTTTTACTTTCATTGAGAAGATTTTTGCGGATGTTTCTGAAGAGTTTTATCATAGTTATAATATTTACCGACGCTCGCCTTTATGCATTCCTCTCGGCCAAAAAGCCTCGTCGGATGCAACAAAGGGTGCCAGCGCTCAAATTGAAATTAACATCGTGTATTACTTTTTCATATTCCTTTAAAACTTGATGGTTGGTAAATCTGATTTCAGAAATGCCTAACTTTTCCAAATAAATCCTTCTTTCCTTATCTTTTATCCTTTGTTCGGATTTAAGATGATAACCACCATCAATTTCAATGGACAATCTTAATTTGTGACAATAGAAATCCAAAATAAATCCTGCTATGGGATGCTGCCGCCTCACTTTGAAACCCAATGGTTTGGTTTTCAAATATTCCCATAATTTCAATTCAGCTTCCGTCATTGAATCTCTCAATTTGGCAGCGTTCCTAAAAACCGATGGTGTGGCTCCATCGTGCATTCCGGATATTATCAACTTATCTTTTTTCATATCTCTAATTTAGAAAACCCTCCCTTTAGGGTTGGGGCAAGGTTTTCGGCAATCAAAATCCCTATAACCACAAGCACAATCTCCCCAATAGCATATTTAAAATACCTGCCTGTCCGGCAGGCAGGTTTTGTAGTTTTGCCTTCATAGAGAAGATTTTTGCGGATGCCTGCCTGCCGGCGAGGCAGGTTTCTGAAGAGTTTAATCATTGTTCAGTTTCCTTTAAAATACTATCGATAATGGTTTCTAATTCTACGAGCTTGTTTTTATTGTAGAGTACTCTATATATAAAATCGTCAGTAATGTTTTCAAATTCAATATCCTCAAAAATTTTCAGTTTATCTATCGCTAAAATGGTTTTGTTTTCCCATTGTAGTTCACCATAAGCGTCCATATCTTTTAAGGAATAATGTTTTGATAAATAAGGAAATACTCGGTCATCAAGATTAATCATTACGCGTTTTGAATTATCGGTTAAGGCTTTCATGGTGCGTCCCCATTCATATATTAAATTTACCAAATCCTTATTTTGAATTAACTCTAAACGTCCTGATTGGATAAGTCCGGAAATTGTATTCTCGGATGGTCTGAAAATTGGAGGGTCAAATGCATAAAATAGTAAACTATCGCTATTTGCTTTCCTAGTGAATTCTTCGTCTTTACCAATAAGATTCATTATGCTTTTAAGGGTATGTATGCAGGTCTCGGATTGTGTAATACTTGTTGTTATGAGCTTTTTATTTTGTAAATATTCGTTATGTAAGCTTTTTACAATGCCTTTTTCTTCAATTTTTAAGATGCGTTCTTGATTCCATGTGTTAATTTGTAGAGCAATCAAAATCCCAATGACTACAAGAAATATTTCGCCAATAGCGTAAAGTAGGTATTTGGAAGCTTTGTTCTCTTTAATCATATTTTGGCGAATTTTTCGGAAGAATTTAATCATTTTTTGTTAGTCTTTCGTTTTTATTAGCTTTTTCCAAAAGACCAATAAAATCTAAAGTCTCCTCTTTTACTTTTTTTAGATAGTTAATGGAATGATCATTTATCCAATAATGAATTGCGGCATTTCGAGTGTATATGGCTTGTTCTTCTCTTAATTCTTTAGCTTGCATTTCAATAGATGCATCAGGAAAAAGAAATGAAGTCTTGTTAGAATCGAATCTCAGAGCATCTGTATCGGTAAAAAGCGCTGCATCAATAGGTATAGCCCAATCACTATCTATTTTAAAGGTCCATTTCATAAATTCGTAATTCTTATAATGACTTACAATTTGGTCTCTTAATTCGGTGTTCTTAATAACACTTAAATTTCCGGTATTAGATAGATCTTCAAATGTTGAAGTGGAAGGAATAACGGTTGGATAAAGTGTACCAAATATCAAATAGTTATTTGCGCTTTTAACCAATAGTGAATCACTACAGTTTTTGTCTTTGAAGGCGTTGCTTAAATTGACTATTATAGTATTGTTGTTTTGAAGGCGTTCTATTTCATTTGTAAAAGTGACGAGATCTTCTTTGTTTTCTTGAATTAATCTTTTGAGATATGAATTTTTCTGATGGTTCATTTTTCTATTCTCATTCCAATTGTTAATTTGTAGAGCAATCAAAATCCCAATGACTACAAGAAATATTTCGCCAATAGCGTAAAGTAGGTATTTGGAAGCTTTGTTCTCTTTAATCATATTTTGGCGGATTTTCCTAAAGAATTTTATCATGGATTAGTTTATATTTATTGTAATTCTTTACGTCTTTCTTCAATCTTGCTAATGAAATCTGTAGCAGATGCTTCATATTCTTTTAGTCTTTTCAAATAATTTCTGCCTATAAAAATTTTAAAGTTGGCGGCTCTGTTTTTATAGATTTGGTCGTTAAGGAAATAGGCAATCGCTTCAGGATTATAATTGCCTAAAGAATAATCTGAATACCAAGAGAATTGCTCATAATATTTTAAATTGGAGTATGTCTCTTTGATGAGAAGATCACGAAATGTGGTCAATCCGTTTCCTTGCGTAATGTAAAATTGAATGATGTCTTGTGAAAATTCGTTTCCTTTGATAGACTCGTTATTTTCATATTTTTTTATTGAGTTACACACTTAGCATCTGTTTTATATCTTTATGCTAAATTGGTTTAGCTATTACCATTCTTTCTATTGTTTTATGGAATATGCTCTGTTTGGATTGAGATCGATTAATTCTAAAACAGAATTCGTCAAAGTAGCTTTGCACATGCCATTTACTAACATGGGTAGGTATTGCTCTCAACCAAGATTTTAACTGCATAATTACAACATGTAGTTCTTTAAAATTACTTCCGTTATTACTTAGCTTCTGCTCTATATCATAATTCTTTTTAAGTGGAGCATAACCTCTCCATTTATCGGTAACTATTTTTGCAGAGGGATCTATATGTTCTTCAAATATTGGAGTTAGTGATTTAGCTGAGTAATCATCTATAGACTTCACATAAACTCTTTTGATTTTATGTTCGGCGCTCAGTTCTACCGCTATCACTGCTTTTTTCTTTTTTGAATCGTAACTTCTACCTTGCTTGCCTTGTTCTTTTCCCCCTACGGTAAATTCATCTACATGAACTATTTCGGTTAGAGGATATTTTTGACTGCTTTTCATTGACTTTCTAACTTTCTGCATGAAATACCAAGCGGTACCTTGACGGATATCAAATCGCTTTCCCATTTGAACACTGGAAACACTCTTGGTACTAGTACTCATTTCAAACACAACGCAGAATGCC of Nonlabens sp. Ci31 contains these proteins:
- a CDS encoding endonuclease domain-containing protein; the encoded protein is MKPMGYKFRRQHPLAGYVLDFYCHRLRLSLEIDGGYHIQKEQKEKDVERTIYLENMEISEIRFTNEQVLNDYETIIEIINSKLCAGTPFLHPTRLFAERNA
- a CDS encoding DUF6090 family protein; the encoded protein is MIKLFRNIRQKLLAEGKTSRYLKYAIGEIILVVIGILIALSINTWNEERKEKAIVENVLKNIRVDLQADTTKFARDLKRIPPMLVDSKALLNSTFPDTLSANALYELLPYSAFNYQVKDQSYEKVISAGITDFFEYNTLFEKIDNYYTIDSNAYNVITKWDSDDNIDDGKLWLTMDFEIDIYKGDFYKENDIQFVQNEVNRKAVFLEKLREPTTRNAIKMNTYRKMRMIKTLTEMKQNATQIILEINQQLEE
- a CDS encoding DUF6090 family protein codes for the protein MIKFFRKIRQNMIKENKASKYLLYAIGEIFLVVIGILIALQINNWNENRKMNHQKNSYLKRLIQENKEDLVTFTNEIERLQNNNTIIVNLSNAFKDKNCSDSLLVKSANNYLIFGTLYPTVIPSTSTFEDLSNTGNLSVIKNTELRDQIVSHYKNYEFMKWTFKIDSDWAIPIDAALFTDTDALRFDSNKTSFLFPDASIEMQAKELREEQAIYTRNAAIHYWINDHSINYLKKVKEETLDFIGLLEKANKNERLTKND
- a CDS encoding IS1595 family transposase produces the protein MEVFKGQNILSFVKELPDDDTCKAYLAKIKWQDGFTCTKCGHTKGCEKSGYRYHCYSCNHVESATANTLFHKVKFGLQKAFCVVFEMSTSTKSVSSVQMGKRFDIRQGTAWYFMQKVRKSMKSSQKYPLTEIVHVDEFTVGGKEQGKQGRSYDSKKKKAVIAVELSAEHKIKRVYVKSIDDYSAKSLTPIFEEHIDPSAKIVTDKWRGYAPLKKNYDIEQKLSNNGSNFKELHVVIMQLKSWLRAIPTHVSKWHVQSYFDEFCFRINRSQSKQSIFHKTIERMVIAKPI
- a CDS encoding endonuclease domain-containing protein, with the translated sequence MKKDKLKISGMHDGATPSVFENAQKLRDHMTETEQKIWEFLKMKPMGYKFRRQHPLAGYVLDFYCHRLRLSLEIDGGYHIQKEQKEKDVERTIYLENMGISEIRFTNEQVLNDYETIIEIINSKLFAGTPFLHPTRLFAKRNA
- a CDS encoding DUF6090 family protein → MTKLFRSIRKNLLNEGKTTKYFKYAIGEIVLVVIGIMIALSINNWNKQREDRESEKTVISNLKRSLINTERQLEQVSSDYKRNLENMDFITNHLNSRLPLSNELKEKWISVESYPEPLFEIGIYENFKNNSLHLIQNDSLKTAIIQFYEAQLPSLSEKLTGNIETISNVALIPLNVQNFTYGGGQMNPNDYELLLDNQQYLNAVSYMRGIKAFTSSAILQLRELLKSIVDAVTKYQNEIK
- a CDS encoding DUF6090 family protein gives rise to the protein MIKFFRKTRQNLINEGKTAKYVKYAIGEIILVVIGIMIALSLNNWNTDNANKKIVYKNSKTLIQNLEKDSVYIEEKILKIQAQEDELFNLQERLSSREATVDTLLKIARYEFNPLTPTINFKNENTYKTMVLSGEINLFDSDLTQAIYDLYRKHEYFETISEDNFKSYVEAIQNYQESFPIKNRNNTINGPLQDMLWQDVNAKELIAKFNKLTVSKRIGYERKAGLEDLLKGNSALLVELRKIENR
- a CDS encoding DUF6090 family protein encodes the protein MIKLFRNIRQKLLAEGKTSRYLKYAIGEIILVVIGILIALQINNWNQNRLNDTKEQFTLSSINKEFKENRVQLDTVLFYHKNAYASTKKLISMFPISIERDNLDSISKYLGESLSAWTFNPSQGSVNSIINSSSLDLIHNDELRDILVSWQDLVIDFQEDETTSKNAVINQIDPFLAQHLDYNFNFTDKRNNLKILESLEFEYLINIKLATLFSILDKGSELKELEHNLNRIIELTKAKK
- a CDS encoding endonuclease domain-containing protein — its product is MKKDKLIISGMHDGATPSVFRNAAKLRDSMTEAELKLWEYLKTKPLGFKVRRQHPIAGFILDFYCHKLRLSIEIDGGYHLKSEQRIKDKERRIYLEKLGISEIRFTNHQVLKEYEKVIHDVNFNLSAGTLCCIRRGFLAERNA